In the genome of Christensenella timonensis, one region contains:
- a CDS encoding helix-turn-helix domain-containing protein has product MESSIAANIARLRKRKGLTQEALARKLNISFQSISKWENAQARPDLTLLPALADALDTNIDFLLGYHKKQFTMYEEYYQSDEYYWGIEPDPMCYDILKLCPPIKPLRLLDVGCGEGRDAVFFAKNGYHVSGFDIAAAGIEKANRLADMHQIYVDFFVADLKDFRLEQDYDVIYSTNGVFNYIAPDIRRELLRNYQEHTAQGGVHAINVFIKKPFIALAPDMEETEYLWKSGELFSGYADWRFCQCKETIYDCESSGVPHQHCMDTLIAQKYTAKT; this is encoded by the coding sequence ATGGAATCCAGCATAGCGGCCAATATTGCGCGGCTCCGAAAACGAAAGGGGCTCACGCAGGAAGCGCTCGCCAGAAAGTTGAATATTTCGTTCCAATCCATTTCCAAATGGGAAAATGCACAGGCCCGGCCGGATCTTACTTTGCTGCCCGCCCTTGCAGACGCGCTTGATACCAACATCGATTTTCTGCTCGGTTACCACAAGAAGCAGTTCACGATGTATGAGGAATACTACCAGTCGGACGAGTATTACTGGGGGATTGAGCCGGATCCGATGTGCTATGACATCCTGAAGCTGTGCCCTCCCATAAAGCCGCTGCGCCTTTTGGATGTGGGCTGCGGCGAAGGGCGCGACGCAGTATTTTTTGCCAAAAACGGTTACCATGTGTCGGGCTTCGATATCGCTGCGGCGGGGATCGAAAAGGCCAACCGGTTGGCCGATATGCACCAGATTTATGTCGACTTTTTCGTGGCCGATCTCAAGGATTTTCGGTTGGAACAGGATTACGACGTTATTTATTCCACAAACGGCGTGTTCAATTATATCGCGCCGGATATCCGCAGGGAGCTGCTCCGCAACTATCAGGAGCACACCGCGCAGGGCGGCGTCCACGCGATCAACGTCTTTATAAAAAAACCGTTTATCGCACTAGCGCCGGACATGGAAGAAACGGAATACCTCTGGAAATCAGGAGAACTGTTTTCCGGATATGCAGACTGGCGGTTTTGCCAATGCAAAGAAACGATTTACGACTGCGAAAGCAGCGGCGTACCACACCAGCATTGTATGGATACGCTGATTGCACAAAAATATACTGCTAAGACTTAA
- a CDS encoding HdeD family acid-resistance protein has protein sequence MSDTWKSKETIRLVLSIVLLVIGIILLAAPQAAMVGIVILIGVVMLAYSVIAIFMNISKRSKGDDSSFVVPIVVLVVGILLLVFRDGVANVLLPVIIGIWAIVTGIMSLSDASALKHAGSPSWRVPTITGIAALVLGIIILIGIATTNVVGILLGVCLLIYGIISIVEWIVVATARKNI, from the coding sequence ATGTCAGATACATGGAAATCCAAAGAGACCATACGGCTCGTCCTGAGTATCGTGCTCCTTGTCATCGGTATTATCCTGCTGGCTGCCCCGCAGGCGGCGATGGTGGGTATCGTCATCCTGATCGGGGTTGTTATGCTTGCATACAGTGTAATCGCAATTTTTATGAATATCAGTAAGCGTAGCAAAGGGGATGACTCAAGTTTTGTCGTACCGATTGTCGTCCTGGTCGTCGGCATTTTGCTCCTCGTCTTCCGCGACGGCGTTGCAAACGTGCTCCTGCCGGTCATCATCGGCATCTGGGCGATCGTAACCGGGATTATGAGCCTTTCGGACGCTTCGGCCTTAAAGCATGCGGGCTCGCCTTCCTGGCGCGTTCCGACCATCACGGGGATCGCGGCGCTCGTGCTCGGCATCATCATCCTGATCGGGATTGCGACGACAAACGTCGTGGGCATCCTGCTCGGCGTATGCCTGCTCATCTACGGGATTATCAGCATCGTGGAATGGATCGTCGTAGCAACGGCACGCAAAAATATTTAA
- a CDS encoding MFS transporter yields the protein MKRNLILINFAAFFLWLAMYSYVPTLPAFAASLGATAVMLGVIGGAYGLMQILLRIPLGIFADKTGKDKLLLIIGFIILTLSAVLFLFSDTVEAVVFARGVAGAAAAWWVIISASYAKYNEESKQVKAQGVLSASSSMGKVLAALLGGLSAQFLGLRAPFYVALIAALTGLVAMFFLKAPAKPETRTPPTVKELLSLLKNRELVIISVLCLFAQLNCFAIPSYFTSVAAENIGADPGQLGGLMLVYFLTVALISLFVGGRLYQKIGGIKIVVASFILCAFSCIPMFYHMNLMVIYLMQVISGIGYGILTSALAGFVIKAVEPHQRSTATGIFQSLYAIGIFVGPVIAGGVIEAVSFDAAYWVIGIITVAAAVLCGLLLPKKYGKM from the coding sequence ATGAAACGGAATCTTATCCTGATTAATTTTGCCGCTTTTTTTCTTTGGCTGGCAATGTATTCTTATGTCCCGACGCTGCCCGCCTTTGCGGCCTCGCTGGGCGCCACAGCCGTCATGCTCGGCGTGATCGGTGGCGCATATGGCCTGATGCAGATCCTGCTGCGCATCCCGCTGGGGATCTTCGCAGACAAGACCGGCAAGGATAAACTGCTGCTCATCATCGGTTTTATCATCCTAACGCTTTCCGCGGTATTGTTCCTGTTTTCCGATACGGTCGAAGCAGTTGTCTTTGCCCGCGGCGTAGCGGGAGCTGCCGCGGCATGGTGGGTCATTATTTCCGCCTCTTATGCGAAATACAATGAAGAGTCAAAGCAGGTAAAGGCACAAGGTGTGCTAAGTGCATCCTCCAGTATGGGAAAAGTCCTAGCCGCGCTCCTCGGCGGCCTGAGCGCGCAATTCCTCGGCTTGCGCGCACCGTTTTATGTCGCGCTCATTGCAGCGCTTACAGGCCTTGTCGCCATGTTCTTCTTAAAGGCGCCCGCGAAACCTGAAACACGCACGCCGCCTACGGTAAAGGAGCTGCTTTCCCTTTTGAAAAACCGGGAACTCGTTATTATTTCAGTCCTCTGCCTTTTCGCGCAGCTCAACTGCTTTGCGATTCCGTCCTACTTTACGTCGGTTGCCGCGGAGAACATCGGCGCCGATCCCGGACAACTGGGCGGCCTGATGCTCGTATACTTCCTGACTGTCGCGCTGATCTCGCTCTTTGTCGGCGGACGCCTATACCAGAAAATCGGCGGGATCAAGATCGTCGTCGCCTCATTCATCCTCTGTGCGTTTTCCTGTATCCCCATGTTTTACCACATGAACCTCATGGTTATTTACCTGATGCAGGTCATATCCGGCATCGGCTACGGTATCCTTACCTCCGCGCTGGCCGGCTTTGTCATCAAAGCCGTTGAGCCGCACCAGCGTTCCACCGCCACAGGGATATTCCAGTCCCTGTATGCGATCGGCATTTTCGTCGGCCCGGTCATCGCCGGCGGCGTGATCGAAGCGGTATCTTTTGACGCCGCTTACTGGGTCATCGGCATCATTACAGTCGCTGCTGCCGTATTGTGCGGCCTGCTGCTGCCCAAAAAATACGGTAAAATGTAA
- a CDS encoding acyl carrier protein, giving the protein MATVTLAAVQQLLAMASPVDPEEITPEKHLVRDLEMDSFGMMDAVLSFEREFGIDIPDRDLRLFDTVQDVLVYLAERTGSAVAPHASTV; this is encoded by the coding sequence ATGGCTACAGTGACCTTAGCTGCCGTACAGCAGCTTCTGGCGATGGCGTCCCCTGTGGATCCGGAAGAGATCACTCCTGAAAAACACCTGGTCAGGGATTTGGAGATGGATTCTTTTGGCATGATGGATGCCGTCCTGTCTTTTGAACGGGAATTCGGCATCGATATCCCGGACCGGGACCTTCGCCTGTTCGATACCGTACAGGACGTACTCGTCTACCTGGCGGAACGAACCGGCTCTGCGGTTGCGCCGCATGCAAGCACCGTCTAG
- a CDS encoding AMP-dependent synthetase/ligase: protein MENYPLNQISHQRDFRELLHHAKDVYGGRDIFRLRTPEGGVEGIGHGRLMHDLSALGNALVSLGLVRKHIAVIGPTSYEWLLSYYTILCGLGVVVPIDKELPDDEIANILSDSGASCLIYSHEYADTVQNIRGGLGAVQYYIDMNGTTGTHDLQALLKNTQDHGYGSLPIDPHVMSALLYTSGTTGKSKGVMLTQNNILCASEGGLSLLDLGQVCMSVLPVHHSFESTHGITMMIEHGTTICLNDSLRHFLENLRLFKPDTIFLVPLFVEMMYGKIWANARASGQAEALAALIEKSNLELAQGVDNRDVYFKNIHAAFGGNLKLIICGGAPLAKHYARAFREMGILLLQGYGITECSPLVSVNRNRYYEDGSVGLPISCCEVEVRGKDGDGDGEIWVKGENVMLGYYKNEAGTREVMRDGWFNTGDIGHIDKGGFLFITGRKKNLIVLSNGKNVYPEEIEGYLMRIPYIKEVVVFAPLVGGHSEVALHAEIFVNEDYTAGHTAEQIVRNLEKDIADINKTLPTYKHVKDFHVRDKEFEKTTKKSIKRFTVQ from the coding sequence ATGGAAAACTACCCTTTAAACCAAATCAGCCATCAACGTGATTTTCGGGAACTGCTGCATCACGCGAAGGATGTGTATGGCGGCCGGGATATTTTCCGCCTGCGTACGCCGGAAGGCGGCGTGGAAGGGATCGGGCATGGCCGTTTGATGCACGACTTAAGCGCGCTTGGGAACGCGCTTGTTTCCCTTGGCCTCGTGCGCAAGCATATTGCCGTGATCGGCCCGACCAGCTACGAATGGCTGCTTTCTTACTACACGATCCTGTGCGGGCTTGGGGTGGTAGTTCCTATCGATAAAGAACTGCCCGACGATGAGATCGCCAATATCCTTTCCGACAGCGGCGCTTCCTGCCTGATCTATTCCCACGAATATGCGGATACGGTACAGAACATCCGCGGCGGGCTCGGCGCCGTCCAGTATTATATCGACATGAACGGCACGACCGGTACGCACGACCTGCAGGCGCTTTTGAAAAATACGCAGGATCATGGCTACGGTTCCCTGCCCATCGATCCGCATGTGATGTCCGCCCTTTTATATACTTCGGGGACGACAGGGAAAAGCAAGGGCGTCATGCTCACACAGAACAACATTTTGTGCGCTTCCGAAGGCGGCTTGAGCCTTCTTGACCTGGGACAGGTATGTATGTCGGTGCTGCCCGTGCACCATTCGTTTGAAAGCACGCACGGTATCACGATGATGATCGAACACGGCACGACGATCTGCTTAAATGACAGCTTGCGCCATTTCCTTGAGAACCTGCGGCTTTTTAAACCGGATACCATTTTCCTGGTTCCTCTTTTCGTGGAAATGATGTACGGTAAAATCTGGGCGAATGCCCGTGCGTCAGGGCAGGCAGAAGCGCTTGCCGCGCTGATTGAAAAAAGCAATTTGGAGCTTGCGCAGGGCGTCGATAACCGCGACGTATATTTTAAAAACATCCACGCCGCGTTCGGCGGGAATTTAAAGCTGATCATTTGCGGCGGCGCACCGCTTGCAAAGCACTATGCCCGGGCTTTCCGGGAAATGGGTATCCTGCTTTTGCAGGGATACGGGATCACGGAGTGCTCGCCTTTGGTTTCTGTCAACCGGAACCGCTATTATGAGGATGGCTCCGTTGGCCTGCCCATCTCCTGCTGCGAGGTGGAAGTGCGCGGCAAAGACGGGGATGGCGACGGCGAGATCTGGGTCAAAGGCGAAAACGTCATGCTCGGCTATTATAAGAATGAAGCGGGTACGCGCGAAGTCATGCGGGATGGCTGGTTTAACACCGGCGATATCGGCCATATCGACAAAGGCGGGTTTTTATTCATTACAGGCAGGAAGAAAAACCTGATCGTGCTTTCCAACGGCAAAAACGTTTATCCCGAGGAGATCGAAGGATATTTGATGCGCATCCCCTATATCAAAGAGGTCGTTGTCTTTGCCCCGCTTGTCGGCGGTCACAGCGAAGTGGCGCTGCATGCCGAAATTTTCGTAAACGAGGACTATACGGCAGGGCATACGGCAGAGCAGATCGTCCGGAACCTGGAAAAAGACATTGCGGATATCAATAAGACGCTGCCGACCTATAAGCACGTAAAGGACTTCCATGTGCGCGACAAGGAATTTGAAAAAACGACAAAGAAGTCGATCAAACGGTTTACCGTACAATGA